In the genome of Euleptes europaea isolate rEulEur1 chromosome 4, rEulEur1.hap1, whole genome shotgun sequence, the window TGTGGCATCCTCTACTAAAGAAGCCTACACTGGACCTAGGAGATTTCAATAAACagctgggtgaggtcatctgaAGATTTGGGCTGGATTGTCACCAACATGCAGATGATACTGAGCACTCTTGCACTCCTGGATGATCCCAGGGATGCTGTAAAAGCCCTGAACTTGTGCTTGGAGGCAGTTTTGTAGAAGGTGTGAGCTAGttaactgaagcttaatcccatcAAGACTACCAGTGAGTCAAATGTCTCACCTGGCACTTAAGATGTCACCTATTCTGGAGGAGGTTGCAcaccccttgaaggaacaggtccatagtttgggggtgctcttggacccagaccTACTGCTGGATAATGAGATGGCCTCTGTGTCCAGGTATGCCTTTTCCAGCTTTGACTGATTATCCAGCTGCAGGCTGTCCTGGGCAGAtgagatctggccactgtgatgcattccctggttacatctagattagactgcTGCAATGCGAGCTATGTGGGACTGactttgaaaagtgtttggaaacatcAGTTGGTGTATAATGCTTCAGCAATTATGTTGACTGGGGTCATAGGAATCATATAACTTCAATCTTGGAACAtccacactggttcccaatctgtttctgggcacaattcaaggtggtgATGTTGACCTTCAAAGCTCTATATGGCTTTGGACCAGCATACTTGCAGGACctcctactcccttatgaacctacccaaccactatggtcattGTTGGGTGCTCTGTTTCAGATACCCCTGGGTGGCAGCTCAAGAGACGGCTTTCTTTGTGATGGCATGGAAATCTTGACACTGTGTCCCCAGAGAGGCtttcctgtccccttctgttgctgtcttccccagcaggtgaagactttttgttttgtttcatctgCCATCCGCTGAGGCATCCTTCCCACCATCCCTATATTGTAACTGCTGTTTTATGTATGCTTATTTtattgtgctgtgtgtgtgttttaatttggttttaagtattttaaatatgtttttgtttgttctaatggttttttaaagatgtgtttttattatgtatattcttaatctgttagccaccttggtgtctctgatcagggcagaaaggagtttgtaaataagaaaaacaaatcatCAAGTAGAATGCTCCCGTTTCCACTCCTTCAGCTTAAAACCGCTTTAAATGATGCGTTGGGGAAAGCTGCCGAATACATACATTTTAACAAATGTAAGACATGTCCAAAATGTGACACTGCATCTGGTTTGATGCCTTTATCACTACTTAAACTCCCGTTCAAGAATAGCACTGCTGCTGTTTTAAAGATTGAGGCAAATCAAGACTTGTTCCCTCCGAGCTCTACCGtccccttctcttctcttctcttctcttctcttctcttctcttctcttctcttctcttctcttctcttctcttctcttctcttctcttctcttctcctcttttcttttcttttcttttcttttcttttcttttctgccttCTGTCTCCTCGCTGCTCCTCTGTGCCCTGAAGGAAATTGAGATCATCGCCCAACTCATCTGTCAGGTCCCGATGCGGtcgccccctccccatccctcccagaCACCCGCGCCGGATTGACGTATCGCCGCGCCGGGAGCTTAGTCAACAGGTGCTGCCGCCAGCCGTATAAAGGCAAGGGCTGGGCGCGGCGGAGCGGAGCGGCACTTCAGCACCATGGAGAGCTCTCGAGCGCTGGCTTTGCTGGGAGCCGCTTTAGTGCTGCTGCTGGGCGTCCGCGGCCAGGAGGAGACGGAGCTCCAGCCGCGAGCCCTGGACCTCTACTCCGCCGTGGAGGACACGTCCCACGAGAAGGAGCTGGTAAATCTAACGCGAGGGGAGCAAGCGTGGGAGAAAGCCTGAGTGTTAACAGGGAGCAGGAATCCTGCTGGGATCTTGTGTTAATCGATTTATCTGTAAAGCTTCTGTGGGCTGATCTTTTCTTTTGCATAGTGTAAAGGGCGAACTTGGGCGGTTTACAGTTTGTAAGAGTAGAGGgtcacttatgcacgggaggtttggccttggatttgctgctctctagatgcacatttcccccatctgaattctcaaaactctgcatgggggggggggctcatttttTCCGTCTCCagtgccacacacacaccccacacacagatTGTTCTGTCTATTGATGGGAAGGTTTGTATATTTGCAGATTGAGGCTCTGCAAGAGGTCCTGGAGAAGCTGAAAAGCAAAAGGCTCCCTCATTATGAGAAGAAGTATGGCCAAGTCCCGATGGTGAGTGACTTCTGGCAAACGTTGAAGGAGCAGGTAGTAGTCTGGGATCGCAACCAGGTTGGAGAGAGTCTAGAGGGTCTGTGAATCTGAAAATtgcaccactgctccaaacacagCAGCAAACAGATGGACTGGTTCTGACTGGGGTGGGACGTTGAAGAAACCCAGAGATTTTTCTGAAATCATTGCTACTGGGACTTGCCCATTCTCTCCCCTCTTCAGTTTCTTTGTGGTTTTTCAATTTTGTTTCTTTCTGGTAAACTTCTGCGTGTAGTTGCCACAGTTCCAGGCATTCTGTCTTTTCCATTCCGGATGAATTCCATCCCACACATTGTTACGCAGCAGTAAGTCTAGCTGTGTACAGAAGTGCTTGTTTCCATGTGCAAAATGCGCACAGCTTTAATATCAGCTTTAATGTCCCCCCCATAGAATTTTGGTGAATCCTGGatcacattaaaaacaaatctaCCCCCCACAACAAAAAAACAATCTGGCCATAGATTACAGTACAGGATGAGATCTACTGCTGCCCCCTCCTTGGGTTAGTTTGTATGTGTCTTTGTATGTGTAAAGAAGGATTCCTAAATGAAAGGTGCAACCTATAGATAAAATCCAGTGGGGATGGAGAGATGGAGACCATCATAGAATCTGAATGTTTGCATGTAGATATCTGGATGTTGAGAAGCCAGTGTCTAACATTTGACAAGTTTTCACTCTGGGTTGGAGTGCTCTCAGTTTTGGGGTTATATATATAACACTTGATATCAAAATCTGGGTTTTGGTCAAAAAGATAAGTTggttaaattaaaatatatttatctcttctttaaaaaacgagTATTCTTAGAAAGTGTGCTTGTGACTAagagatgtattaagaattttaatatgattgctggattctCCAATAGTGTAACAGAACTTCAGATATACTGATTTCCCCTTCCATACCTTTGGTCCTCTCTTATACTattaaacattaaatttaaatCCCAGAGAATTTAAATTAGCAGGAATCCAGTTGCAAAATTTTGCTCTAGTTCTGGTTCTTCGATGTGTCCTTTGTCTAACGGTTGGTTACTGTCAACAGTGTGATGCCGGAGAGCAGTGTGCAGTGAGAAAAGGAGCCAGGATTGGAAAGCTCTGTGACTGTCCCAGAGGAACATCTTGTAACACTTTTCTGTTGAAGTGCTTGTAAAGAAGTACCCCCTCCCTGAACCACAGGAGAACAAAGACGGATCCTGTTGCCTTGCCTGAAAAGTAATGCCTGTGATaccatggggtgggtggggcagaAAATGCTACCCAGCAGTCTTtcacaaaaggggaggggggaagaaaactGTTATGAAGTTTAATTGTTATCATGTATCACCTTTTCGGATGTCTGACATTTTCTTTACCATCatttcttctccatcttgccctTTGGTTTTCTTTGTTCCCATCTCTTTCATTTCCTGCATATGTATCCTTGTGTAAAGACACCAAACTCGTATTTTGAAAACTGCATTTTTGTATGTGGAAGATCCTTATGCAAACTAGATCTCGCCAGCACTCATTAGTCAAGTCATTTACCTTCTTTTAAGTAAATAAGTGGAGAGAGAACAAGGACAAACACAAGGGTACGGCTTATACACAATATATAGTATGGTTTTCTTTGTACATTAAAATACAATCATCTCCTTCATACCTTGGGAAATTTGTATATCGATATACGTTAACAATGGCACCCTGCCAAAACATCCTCCTGACTAGCGCTTTTGCCTGAGTTTGGTGGTACTTTTACTCCAGTGACCACATGTTCCTCTGTTGGTAACCAGATTTTTGTGCAAATAGCAATGGACACCACTTAGATTCAGCATGCTAGGACTCTTTGGGCTGGGATGTAACTCAtgtaaaaaatggatacttttATTTATTGGAATTCACAACCAATTGGTCCATGTTGGTGTCACTTTAAGGGCAATTTAATGCAATATGTTGTCAGTAACCACAAGAGGAACATGTGTTAAGACAGTGACTAGACAGTGGGTGAGTGTATCTGGATTTATCTACACACAGCTGACAACTGCCTTCCTGTTTGCAGCTTGGATACAAAGTACATGAGATGTGATAACAGTCTGAGGCTGACATGCTGGGTTAATTTGCAGCAGGTTTCAAAAATCTGAAATAACTGTAAAACCTGGAATGGATTTATAAGAGAATTATCAAATTGTGTCccaagggaagaaagggaaatgtTTCTTGTTTTCTTCTGTATAAACACCAGTTGTTGGATCTTCCTTTGAATGCTGGAAAGTGCGAATGTTCAAATATATTGTGGGCTTTCTTTAACTCCCTGCTTTAATGGTTTGCCAGTGAAAAGCTTTGCTAGTGGATGTGTTTTAAGCACATCACATACtggttttttgtgggggaggagggTGACCCAATGTACAATTCAGTGCAGCTGACCATTACTGACCCCATAATACTTGTGGTGATATTTAAACTGAGTCTTGGCAAAGGATTCATTGGAACCTGGCCAGGACGTAGGAAACCTCCAGTGACTCAACTGACAGATGGAAAAGTTGTAGAAGCAATGTATGTGCCACCCAAATATGTTGCACAAAATCTTATATAATTATAGAGCACTCTCAGTTATCAGCATCACACACATTTAGTATAACATTATGCCATCAAATGGGCAACTTCTGCCACTCTTTGTATGGAGACTCTTGTAACATTAACATTCTagtttatatacatacatacatactgatGCAGCTGAGGGGAGAGTTAAAACCACTGAGACAACACAAAAATATGGAAAAATATGAGTATTTTATAAGATCACTGAGATAACTGAAAACCTGTATGGGATTGGTAGTAGGTCTTGCTAAAGTAATCAGGATCTAAAACTGGGGTGATGGGTATACAATGAGAATGTTCTAATGATTTAAAAGCACATAAAATTACTTTTATGTACTACTGTAACAAAAATGTACAGCTCATACATATAGACGTTTTTCAACAATGTCCTATtgtgttttaatatttatttcattgttaATAAAATCATTGTCACACAGCCCATCTTTAGCGTTGTAATTTCCTTGTCTAAACATTTCCAATGATTTAAGAATGATTCTGATCTAGATGTTTTGATGTTCTGCAGTTGCCGTGGGTTTGTTTGTGTTGGTCTTCTTATTTCTCTGCTATAATTATAGCGTGTGAGTGCAACCTTGAAGCCATTTTTTGTTCTGGTGAGAAGAGCCCACACTCAATCATTGGTAGCATGTTAGTGTTAGACAAGTTGCCCTTCAACCTTGCATCTGCTTCcaactgctagctgcacggctctcgcaggagcggccgagtccgtgacaacggggcgcgcagcgaccgtcccgtagcgtttggggcgcaCGCGAGGCCAGaacagtagtcgagtgcctgcatagtgggttgccaggtccagtccaggagttttaggtGGCCTGTATGCTATCATTAGACTGTGAATATTAGAGgactaacccctacaccaccctGCCTCACCACCAGGCAAACTTAAATAATAACTCAGCGGGGACAAAGATTTGATTATGAACTGACCTGTTAGTATTTAGTAATGCACTGAATGTGAGCCACCGGTGAAGTAAATAATGGAGGCAGATTACACCTGCCTGGGGCATGCTGTGGAAACACTTGCCCTCTCCCCTGCCTGGTATTTTGCCTGTTATAATCTTGTCTGCTCATATATACCAAGGAAAGGTCCAGGGATAAAGTTCATTTATTTCCCTGTAGGGGTAAACAAAGATTTTGCTGGTCAGGAAAAAACCCcacattgtatatagttgtagcTGTGAGAAGGACAACTTGGAGAAACAGGGTCACTAATGGATAAGTTGTAAGCCATATCTACACTAGTCTAATTGCCATGACTTCTCCACAAAGAAACCTGAGATTTAACTTTTTGTTTGGGGGGGTATTAATTCAATACTTGTTTCTTCATTCAGTTGGAACCCCATTGCATCTTAATTGCTCTGAACAGCACACACCAATATTTTATTCTTTCATGGTGTTCTTGCTGGGAGGGGGAAATTCCCAGCAGCCCTTCTTTGGTTGGTGACTGGGTGCTTATCTCATGCCTTTGCAGCCACACAACAACATCCATTGCAAAACAACAGTAGGCTCCTAGCAGCTGGTGGTATTCTGGTGATATTCTGGAAAGTGTCTGGCATCAGCAACTTCCCTTTGCAAGAGTTCTTACTGGGAATGGGAAGAGAGGACTTCCGGCCACCCTTCTGCCTCTGGCTATTAAAGGAATCCTTCCTTTGTAGCCTGTGAGCAGTTCATAGAACTATAATTACAAGAGTTCCTTAGATGAGTACCACAAAGATTGAGCaggtttaaaacattttaaatacgtTTGAGAGCAATGGCTTTACCAAAGGAGCATATTCCTTAATTACATGTATTTGGCAATCCTATGGGCAGCGGTTCTAACAAGCCATTGTACGAACTTTTATGAGCCTATTTTATATGCCTAAAAAGATTCCTTTTAACGCAATCCTTTCTCCTGTGTCTCTGACATTTAGTGGGGAAGGTTCCTTGGGTGAGGGATACAACCCCTGCATATTTCATCCACAAGATGGGTGGATATTATAAAATGTCAGAAGGATATCTTAGATTTTGTTTGGGAAAGAAAGACACCAAGAATTAACTGGAACAAGCACAATAAAAATGGATGCTGGGAGGTCTTACAATTCCAAACGTTTCTTTCTGCTATCATACATCTAAAGTTAAATGGTTTCATGAGCAAACAGATCCTTCAGTATTGATAGAGCAGACTTTTGTCTCTGTGGCATTAAGAGAATGGACTTTTCTAAAGTAGAATTTGAGACCAAagtgttagccgaaatgctcggttatgaatatttatatggggaaattagcaaatcaataaccggcaatgggcataactgcaggatctaacctatgtctacgggagtccaatccGTGATTCAAGgaataaagcggagtcaatggatttagtttcaactTTTTACTGATTATTTGTATGTACACAAGCACTCCAATTACATGTACACCACAATACACAGTCTAAGAATTAAAGAGAGGAGTATagagacagttgccaatgtggcaggccctttgAAGATGGGGTAATACTGCACCCGTCCTGAAGTGGAGTTGTCCTGGGTTCCATGGGCTAAgtggaataaaaagggggcagggggagtccccTGCGTGTTCGAGCATCTCTGCCTATTCCAACAGAGTGACAACAAGTATGAAAGGGGAAGACCTATGGTAAGGTATGGAGTacaggagaccccagttatacctttttcctgggggcggggtgattggattacccctttgtGGTTCCCGTAtgagacaaaaggtgacaaaaagactaatggtcggctgccggggtgaggcaatAGGGCAATTGAAACAACTATTCTATTCCTATTCATTTGCGTAATTCCAGGAGGACCGGGAGTCGTCTGCAGATGGGATTAACGAGCTGAAACAAAGACACGTATGGATAGATCCGGGGCGCGTCGCTTTGCATAGCTGGGGGAGCGATCCTCGTTGCGGCTATCTCGATGCTTGTcaatgggccatcaatcatgcatatGAAGGAGGAGAGGACTGCGTGCGTGCCTGGTCATCTCTCACAAAATGACAGCTcgctggagactgggtcagagaaaatggattccctctggttctttcCGAGAGGCTTCTCCGCCCgtggttcctccttgtcagtttcaatGGCTGGTGCGGGAGAGCTCTccattgcgtttggggcttggTGCACGCctggaacagtggtggcacgcatctgttggggttgccacaaccagtccaggagattggcaacccatttgcttACAAAAGTTTTATCTGAAAAAATCTATGAGAATCGATAGTATTATGTCTTCATAGGATAAATGGCAAAGTAATTTTTTCTTATTCTTCTCCTATGACGTTGGCTGTTCTTGAGTAAAAATAGAATGGTAATGTAACAGTTGGGGAGTTGGGGAGTGATTAAACTGGATCACATTTATGAGCTAATTAGAATAATGAGTTTGTATCCTATGAAACAGTTAGTCAATATAGTGGATATGCTACCTCATGGTTTCAATATTTACAGTTACGTAGCTTCATGAATCAAAAAAATTCATAAGGGACAACTGAGGGTAGAGTTGAATAAGTTTGATTCATATCttgagcaaaaacaaaacaaagcatcaATTTATTATAGTTACATGTTAGAAATTAGTAGTGATGTGACCCCTAGTTACAGTAAGTAATGGCACAGATCTTTAGGACATGCTATAGATCTGAAAATATGGTCTTACCTTCTATTTAAAGACCTTTCGTTCTCTGTTTCAACTATATTTAAGGAGAATATATGTAAGAAGCTGCATCAATGGCATTTGTTGCCAGTTAGGATATCAAGAATTTATAGCAATGTCTGTGATAATTGTTGATTTTGTAAGAAACCAGGAACTTCTTTCACATGTGGTGCTACTGTGATAGGGCAAAAATGTTTTGGAATGAGTTATTTCAATCTTTGACAATGGCTTTTTAATGTAAAGTAAACAATTCAATTGAATGTGCATTGGtaaactagggccatttatgcatggctgtttccttgaggtcaccctgctgactactttggggctttgccttgattatgtatgcattttctgactgtcagaggtcgcctcgctctccccgtgcatttccatgcattttgccctcgttttctgaaagaaaaaagtGTTTGCCATTCCTCGAGTAAACACTGTGTAATTtgctgactgaaaatgtcctaatccagtccacttcaGTTCACTAACTCCCCaaattgcaatgtttaa includes:
- the CARTPT gene encoding cocaine- and amphetamine-regulated transcript protein yields the protein MESSRALALLGAALVLLLGVRGQEETELQPRALDLYSAVEDTSHEKELIEALQEVLEKLKSKRLPHYEKKYGQVPMCDAGEQCAVRKGARIGKLCDCPRGTSCNTFLLKCL